aaaaatgtggagattaaaattctctcttttgacttttgactttgaatttCAAAGTATTATTTTAATAGTTGATATAATTGATCATCTCATGCTGCTTAGATTTGACTTTTGACTGTTTTTCATCATTACTTCTACAAACTTGATGcaataatttgaattatgtggacatcttttttttttttttttaaagtaattttagattaaagtacaattttaatctttgtaTTTTCTTTGACTTGTAATTATTCTTTATTgtctttcaaaaataaaaactaagttttggtaaatgtttatttttcaaaatacaaGACTTGAATTTTTGAAACAATATTCAAGTTAGACCACGCAGCAAAGAAAAGTATTGTTTATGAACttactttaaaatataataatacatAGAAAACAAAATAAGAGTAAAGGGAGATTCAAATAATTCGACAATCCGAACCATTCAGACTAtccaattcaaaatataaaagttgagttgagtcagttttgtttttgggttggattgggttaaacTTTTTCtgttggattggattgggtcatgggttggctaaaaaaaatttgggttgatctAACCCAACCcgagttttatatatataaataaaatatattttatatatttctcgttttttaaaatttgattactttgtgaattttaaatatttttcttttaaaattgttatgatatttgtctctatttgaagtttgcaataaatatcttaggtatttgatatttagcatttgaattttatgagattttaattattagtcccgtgttgtatataaatttaaatatttttaattaaaaagaaaaaaataagttataacccgacaacctAACCCAACACAAGGGttaagttgggttgggttagaacTTTTTTGGGTTCTTTGGTTGCCAACCCAATCAATctaaatttttgggttggtccaagAACACCTCAACCCAATCCATATACACCCCTACAAGAGTCTTAGTGTATTGTACCTAAAAAAGGTAATATTATACTTATGGCATAGAATTGgtattaaaaatttaacaaatatcaatttatacccctaaaccctaaacgttagaattatattaatttaaataatgaataaataattgtatcaatttaaacctcgaACTTTCGTAAGTGTACCAATTTACGCTTTTCTCCAGATTTCTTTCGACCGATATCATGtaaaacttataattatataaGTAAATTAAACTATTAAATCTTTATAAGCCAATCAATTTAGACCATGTATTACAATTatctttgaaaatcatcaatgcattaattctcaaatatgtgtagacttcttcaaatgtcGGTTTTACAAAATTGACGATTAAAGTAAATGCATGGACCattctaaaagaaaattatgactaagagtctaaattgattcatttatgaaaagTTAACGATTtttattgatacaattataaaagcTTGTTCCAAACAAAATGTAATATATgatgtaaattgatacacttacaaAAGTTTATCGTTTATATCGTTGATTAGTTCAGGGTTAAAATCGAtacaacatttaaaattcagaatttaaattgatattagaAGATCATATCACTacatatgcattttttttttttttgagacaATCTTAGCCATCCATAGCATAGAGGTCTAATGCTCTTCGATTCCTTTACGTGCAAGAGTGTAAGTAACACATTATGACTGATGGAAATGCATTATAATATAGTGGatgatatttttaataaattttctatGTCAAGAACTTTATCACAAGTTTTTtttggagaataaaaaaaataaaaaaaatatagagagagATCAagttctgaaaaaaaaaaaaaaatagtcaacgTTAATCTAGGAAGTTTGACTAACCACTTGTTTAACTGGTAGTTCtaatccaatcaacaaaataaAGAAGTTCAACCAAAAGACTAAGaattttggttgttttttttccccttttcatGAAAATAGCCTAATTTGCATTAATTTTGtccatgaaaaagaaaaaaaaagcttaGATTTGTTTGATAGGACCataaggaaaaatatatatatataagataatAAAGAAAGTGGAGGCTAACTTGAGCTTGACTGCATTCATATACTATTGTTTGACTTTGTAATCCAAATtaactataaaaataaaaaaaataaattgaacacTCAAATAAACTATTGTATTAAAAGgaaaacttatatatattttttaacaaagAAACAATATGAAATTATTAATAGTATATATTATAACCTTTTTAACAAAAGCTGGAATAGCTCAGTTGGTTAGAGCATGTGGCTGTTAACCACAAGGTCGGAGGTTCAAGCCCTCCTTCTAGcgtttttctttcaattttttcttgaaACATCTTCCTAttataaaattctttttttctttttttcttttttttttcgttcATTTTATGTAATGATATCTATGGTATAAACAATATGAATAATACattcaacaaaaaaatttgAGGGAAGAAAAGCACTTcctttatattttcatttattttgagATAAGTACCGAAAAGAAAAGGTGTCTTTATTATGATAAATTTTGCTTAAAAGTCTACGAATATTGAATATAAGAGggaaatttgatattaaaaatggCAAATAAGTTGCTAACCATGAAATATAAAAGGAGTGCTTTTCTTTTAACGTTTAGAAAATTATTAGATGTATTATTTCTCTTAATCAAACTAGTAGACTTTTATGTAAAAGGAGTGCTTTTCTTTTAACGTTTAGAAAATTATTAGATGTATTATTTCTCTTAATCAAACTAGTAGCTTCAATGACATAAAGAAACACagataaaataatgaataatttttCCCTTGCATAAGAAAGATTACAACACTTAAAGATTGTTTGGACCGACTTTCTAAAGGTCCGTTTGATAACGTTGTTGTTTTCtgttttctgtttttgtttttcatttttcaagaaattgaCTTATTTGATGATCATTCCCGTTTCTTGCTTATATATTTTGCccatttaaaaaaactaaaaagtagTTTCTCATGTTCTCGTATCTATATTTATGTAATCATTTCAACATTTGGATGATCTAATACATTCGCTCCATTGGTACAAGGCCCAGACAATCAATCTTTTTTCCCACCCTTCTTAGGTTTGAATTATGCAGTTTATTTTTTacccttttgttttttatattttatttcttttttttatttctttttatattgtattgcttttgttttttatttatttaactgtgCGTGTAAACTTATTTCAGTTagattatataaatttttttataatttctttttatgtttaatgtAATGTTAATATcttttttatatacatattatattattaaaaaaacaaaaataaaaaataaaaaaataattatcaaacaagtaGTAGATGGTAAGCAGGTGCGTCATAGCCCATCCAAGGCCTTCACGGTCCTCGATTCGATTCGCATTaaagaaaattgtatttttatttgttttatatatctttcttttctatattaatttttctttatttctttattattttttatttatatgttaattaattttaaattttaaaacttagatttattatttttattttcaattttcaaaattttatatttaaatattttttgagtTCTGTATATTATTcaattctaaattaaaaattattatttttagtacaTTCGAAACCCGTTAgaattttacaatatataaattttgtttattaagATATTCATTTAGGttcactttaatattttataaccacgacatttatataataatataattgagttgGATTTGAGTAAACATCATTTTAGATAAATGACTTGAGTGAGAAATAATAttgcaaattaaaatttaacaacatatgaatgatcaaaacaattatattatagttATTAATTTTGCTTTGGGATTTATAAGTATTTGATaatgtaaatgttttataattttcttttatatattttcatgcatgctttatatttttattttacatacttaaattataaaataagagaaaaggtaaggaaaaaatacaagaaacaaaaaacaaaaaatgattatcaaacaagtttatgtttatgtttttctttttcaaaaaacaagaaacaaaatagTTGCCAAATATATTCTTGTTTCTAATTCTTAAAAGATAAgaaatggaaaataagaaaCGAGAAACAAGAAACGCAAAATGAGAAATGAGAATATTATCAAATGAGCTGTAAGCACCTAAAAAACGCTTGTTGTGCacttaaaaacactttttaaatatttagaagGTCGAAGAAGATAGCTGTTAGGGAAGATAATAAGAGAAGATGTGTGAAGACCAAGGACTATAAATCTTCCTTTCTAACCAGccattttaaatgtaaaatataaAGCCATTCGTAACACTCTAATAGGtcactaaacttttaaaatgtttaatagatTTAAAAACTTCGAATTTGTATCTAATACGCCTTTGACATActcaaattttctaaaaattaatttatctataAAAATATGAATTCGAATTTTGTGTAAAATGTAACACTAAGGCCccatttgataacaatttgatttttgactttttgttttttaaaattaagttcataaatactactttcacctctaaatttctttctttgttatccatttttaccaatgatttaaaaaaccaagcaaaactttgaaaactaaaaaagtagttttaaaaacttgtttttgtttttggaattttgttaataattcaactattgtacttgagaaagatgcaaatcattgtaagaatgaggaagaaataaacttaattttcaagaacAAAAACCAAAAGCTAAATGGTTACAAAACAGGTCCTaatctttcaattttatcaaagatttattagactaaaattgaaagtttaggaatTATTGGATGCAAACTTGAAAATTTGGAGATCTATTGAACACTTTTTGAAGTTCTAGAACTTGTTGTATACAATTAAAAGTTCAATGAGCTATTAcatacttttgaaagttcacgGACTAAATAGATACATAAATTCAGAGACCAAACTTGCAATTTGAGCATACTATCATCCGTAAACCAGAGAAGAGATGACATAAAAAACGACAatctaaatcatatttgaaATTCTATCGTTCACTAGAAATGAGTGTTCGAATTCATTAACAACTTGATACATACTCTTGACGATGGTTGGTAAAAAATCTATAGAAAACAAACAACCAAACGAGAAGAAGAAcaggaaaaatcataaaagtatTAGCAAAACTTAACAGGAAGATCGACTCAAACATTTTCTTTCCAATAAAACAATTCGGGAATTGGGGAGGCTCACTTTATTGGCAGTTGTCACAAGTTCAAATCACATtcttgaatgagaaatttcgaTTAATTTCACCACGTCATCACAGCAAAAGTCCAAGCTTATTTGAAAACTATAAATTGGATCGAGCTGAGTAAAATCGCTCGGACAAACCCAATTCAAACTCATGCTGAAAATTCGGGCCAAATTAAGGATTGGGCTCAAGCCCAATATTTGAGCCCAATAACAATTGAACTCAAACCCATGTAAGGCCCATGGAAATCCTCTCTATATAGAAGTCTTACCCCTCTCATTTGGAGGAGGTTGGAAGAAATGAAACCCAAAACTCTCTTGAGATATGAAGAATATAACTTTTCTTAAGCTCTGAAGACTGAAGCtttgaaactttcaaattcTGAAGATCGAAACTTTAAAGTTCTAAAAACCTTAAGAATATAACTCCTTGGAAGCTCTGAAGAATACAACTCCTCTTAAACTCTTAAGATTTGAAGAATACAACTCCCAACCCTTCTAGAGTTCTTGAAGTCATAAGCTCCAAGGGTTGATCTAAACAGATCAACAAGCCAAAAACTGACCCAAACTGATCAATAAGTCCAAAGGTAGGTTGATCTTCCAAAAAGATCAATAATCCCAAAAGCTGGTcctacaagaaaatcaacaagctaAAAAATCGATCATTTAAGAAAACCAACAAACttaaagattaatttttttttagaaaaaatatcaaatgatTTAGAGATTATACTCACTAATTAAATTGCTCATGAAATCTCGTGTGAACACATATACACCAACATTTGTTGTATTAAAATCAaagcttataaatatttttgctTTAGTTTGAAGGCATTAATGTATAAATTGACAAAGAAAtgtattaaaattgatttaagtaTATAATGTTACTACTGCAATAACAAAATGCTGGAATAGCTCCAgcgttttctttttatttttctcccaATTTTCATGTAACATCCGACTATTATAagactctttttttctttctttctttcatatTGCATCACGATACCTATGGTACAACATGTTTATAAATGATACATTCAACAAAAAGAATTTGAGGGAACAAAGGCACTCCCTTTATGTTTTCATATCTTTGTTACTTTCAAATCTTCCCCGTCTGTTTTAGGAGAATTTTTATACAAAACCAAAACTAtataatgaagaagaaaaaaatactaattCAGGTTTTGTTTCTTTCTCCATTTTCCCTTCATCACTTCTTAGAGAATGCACGTTTTCCAGGTTTCGAGCTTCGTTGAGCTGTAGGTGGAAGTTTCTCTGATGGACCACATGGCAGCGGTCTGCCGGTCTCCCGTTCGATCCGACGTTTGAGCTCCCTGAGTATTCGAACTTGGCTCAGCTTTTCAGGAGACAACATTTCCCAGTAAATGCCTGCAATTCAAAACATTGTGGATATATGACTCCATCAATTGATATTACAAATTCGACCCATGTCCCTCCAATCTTAAGCAAATTGAAATGTATTGCACTAATCTTTTGAGATATGCACTGAAAAGAGGGATCTTTACTGTGATAAATTTTGCTTAAAAGTCGTACAAATGTTGAATATCGATGCAGATACCTGAAGGATCAAACTTGTATTTCAAGAGGGGAGTTTGGCATTAAAAAAAGCAAATAAGCTGCTAACCTTGAGGTTTGGGGATTTTTGTGTTGGTTAAAATGACCTGCGTCGGAGTGCATACGATGTCTACAGGCACATCGTGGACTAATAGCTTCTCAACTGGAATATCATCAACCAATTGGCAGTCGTGCACTGCAAGAGAATTGACCGTCTGTATTACGACAGGATGTTTGATGAAAATGCACAGCCAGAAGCACCAAGACAATATGAACCTTAACATGTGTGAAGCAAGGGGAACTCAATAACATGTAAGATATTCATTTGAATCTAAAACGTCTCAACGTTATTTTTATCGCCATCGTTCTTAAATCAACAGCCCTCTACACAAATTATCTCAACTCCTTGACAAACGTTGTGTTCAACCGATAATTCTATGCaagtaaatttgaaaacaagctCTCTTTTTCTTGAGGATGGGGGAGGtttgaaatttatatatattgggGAAGTCACTGCTGTTAAATTATGTAATACAACGTATTGTTGctgaaaataatgaaaataacgAGAAACTACAAATTAAGATAGAAGCAGAGTAGTTACACAACCAGAAGTAACAATTGGAGTTGAGTCGTCAATGGCTCCCATGTACCGCAGCATTCCATATTCTAGTTCTGCAAATCCCTGCAATTTATAGTGTAGAGCaaattttaagtttataaactttttagATTTACATTCAATTCAATTCTGTGTTAGTAGATATGTCATATACAaagtataaaaatattaaatagatCAAAAACCTATTAGACACGAAATTGAAAATCAAGGACCTGTTAAGAACTTTTTTAAAGTTCTAGAATGTATTGGatgtattattttttaagtCAAAATAGCTTCAGTGTCATAAAGAAGCATCGATAGAATCAAGCATACTATTGGGGTATGTTTTGATTGACTTTCTAAGTACTTGAAATCACTTCATTTGCACACCTTTTTAAGAATTTTGAAAGTCTAAAGAGCTCCTTAATCAATACATTCCATTTCCAAAGTGGCAAAGAAGACAAGAAATGAGCTACAGATTTAAGTTATGTGCAAACATATAGACGGTTGTAAGGAAGATATGGGAAGATAATAAGAGAAGATGTCTGAAGATTAAGGATTATAAAATCTTCCGAGCAAATATGTTTCCTAACCAGCCATTTTCGATGTAAGAGATAAAACTAACAGTAACACTCTTACCTCTCCCTTGCCAAGCCGAGCACCCGTTTTGGGGTCAACAGCAACAGAACCAATGACAATCAGATCTACTTTGATCTTTTCATCCAGTCCAATTGGCTTTCCATACTTTGCTACCCCAACAGAAGTGCAGGCCTCCTTGATGGTAGCCGGAGTCAACATCCCGGATTCGACTATGGAGAAAAACCCAGTTCTCAACCGAGGCTGAGGTGTTAATAGTTTTTTGCCACCTGATCATAATCAAAATACCATTTAGTTTGTGATTTAACATGAAGAAAGCTTTCATGCTTATCCAGAGTCAAAGATGATACATACAGCTCGTTAAGTCATGAAGTGAAGTTGTGACTCAGTCCAAGCTTACACTGGATAATTTAACCACCAGAAAACTAAATTTGACAATGTCGTTGCCGAGACATCCAACCACCAAATTTACCATGAAGAGATTCATAATTTCAGTAGATCACATATTTCCTAGTTTTAGTTATAAACTAAGACATCACCAGTTGACATATTTTGAAGTTTCCTTTTGCCATACAAATTTGCACATTGGCTTTGTAAGGTTTAGAATCCTTGGGTGAATTTTCTTTTAGATATGTACTACAGGGTTATCAGAatagggagaagaagaaggaaaggagaagagagaaaaaaatgttgaaggtttatttattaatcattgatcatatttatttatgcaaATATAGGTAGACGGATGTTGAATCATGCATCGAAAAAAGTCTCttcaagaaaagaaagaaacaataaGTTTAAATTACAGGTTTAGTCCTGAAATTGTAGGCTTGCGTCTATTTGGtctttgaactttgaaaatGTCTAATAGGTTCGTAAACTTTCAATTTCGTATCTAATAGGTCACTCAATTgtaaaaatgtctaatagatccatgatatattcaaaattttcaaaaataaataattgatctattagatatgaatttaaatttatgtaCGACTTCAATTTGGTATCTAGTAGAcctatgaatttttaaaatatgactgGACTTTTCTGGACATAGGACTCGGTTTGTAAAGTTCAATAATCTTCTGGACACAATCGAAAGTTCAAGAGCTATGAGACTTTTCTGAAAGTTCACAAAACACACACCAAATTCAGAGACTGGACTTGCAATTTGACCAGACTATCATCAGTAACCAGAAAATAAATGACATAAAAAACGCAAATCTAAATGACATGAAATTGTATTGTTCACTACTTCATCAATAGTCTCTTGACGATACTATATGACAGACGATAGTAGGTAGACAATCTAAAAAAACACAAACCACCAAACGAGAAGAACAACAGGATAAATCATAAAAGTATCATCAGAACTGACCCGTAAGTGTAAGAAGCCTCACACCCTTCTGCGGAGAATCCGGATTAACCTTCACGCACTGTGAATCTCTGAATACTACCAAATCGCACAACTGATACAACCCCATTTCATCAGGTATACGCGGAAGGAATCAAAATTTCCGATACTGAAAAGAAAATCAGGAAT
This genomic window from Benincasa hispida cultivar B227 chromosome 4, ASM972705v1, whole genome shotgun sequence contains:
- the LOC120074991 gene encoding 5-formyltetrahydrofolate cyclo-ligase-like protein COG0212; the protein is MDSRLLQLSHPLSLKSTFLNAIPRSPSISSISIRHFKLESTKNGGRETQRDVPFDEAAYEAERSRLDAQAIKSMAEASIRDTEGASDDDPKAWKWVIRKRIWDFMESQNIAANPRPVHHRIPNFLGAMEAANRLCDLVVFRDSQCVKVNPDSPQKGVRLLTLTGGKKLLTPQPRLRTGFFSIVESGMLTPATIKEACTSVGVAKYGKPIGLDEKIKVDLIVIGSVAVDPKTGARLGKGEGFAELEYGMLRYMGAIDDSTPIVTSVHDCQLVDDIPVEKLLVHDVPVDIVCTPTQVILTNTKIPKPQGIYWEMLSPEKLSQVRILRELKRRIERETGRPLPCGPSEKLPPTAQRSSKPGKRAFSKK